The stretch of DNA CCCCAAAATTATAGGTGTAAACTGTCATGTTTATCacagaaatcattttaaatgggagtctgtggggatggACTCACTTTAGGAGTTGGCCTCAAATGGTCATTttaggaactgcaggttttgtctttctttgccATAATATGGGAACATGAGCTGGGATTTGGTGCTCTGGTGCCGGCGTAAGCTGTAAACTACAAGAGAAACTGCATCTAGACCAGCTCAGCTCCACTGCTACACACGCTTTGCCTCACAGCGAGTGTTAAAGAAGACTGATTGTGATTCAATTAGTGCAACACTTAAAATTGCTCAGAGAAATGCACTGAATGATTTCTGCTTCTGAAGCGCTCGTCCTCTCCGAACAGGACGGACACGGTGAACATGACGGGTCAGCATCAGTACAAGAGCAAGGAGTCCTTCATCAGAGAGCCCTTTGTGGTTCGCTTCCAAAGCCAGAATACCAGTGAGTgcatcaaaaacattttaaatatttttctcagctgttttaAACTGTGTGCGCTGACTCTTACTCTCCCTTCattcttctttcactcctctctgTTCCTGTTGTCCGTCCTTCTTCCCACCTGGCAGCAATCGGGGACTTTATCTTGGTCCCTCTCCACAGTGAGCCCAGTCGAGCCGTCCTGGAGATCAACAAGCTTTACGACGTCTTTGTGGAAGTCAGCAAGAAGTGGAACAACATGGTGCGGAAACGGATCGAGTAATATGTTTATCAGCACCGGTGTAACTGCAGTCCACATTATCTGCTGAAGATCTGTAAAAAGTGACAGCAGTTCATTTTGACTTGCACTATATTGTGATTattgatgataataataataattactcagatttatatagcacctatGAAGGAGGCTAAAGTTGCTTCAATCACAATCAAATCCCAAACAGTTTTGTAACCAGAATGTAAAAGATGGCGCCCACTGGACTCACTATTTTGGACCTTAATTTGAGCATGTTGCCGTCCGACAtgctggatttatttattttttttctcctttcaatCAGTACAGACCATATTCAGGCCAGAAGGTGCATATATCAGGTAGTGTTAGCAAGCTGCAACTttgtaacataaaaataaatgatgtaGATTCCTGAAAACGGGGGCAGTGACCTGAATCGGAGGAAGTTGCCGCTTGGACGTAACCTCTGATTGGCAACACGATGGCACTCAGACTGAGAGGGTCGATTAAAGTGCTCGACTGAACCAgtaagaaaaagacaaactaaTGATGTCAGACAAAACAAGCAAGTCATAAGTGAGAGAAAAGTGGctgcagtccaaaggcatgATGCTACAGCAGTGTGCACCTtaatttcttcatagtttgcaTAAGTGTAGAAACaattttattgaaacatgcaaaaacataaatggaaaacaGACCTTATTCTCAGCAGATCTGATTTTAATGTGTGAATCATTTGTTGTGTGTAGAATGTGATGTTCCTGGGAGATTTCCACGCCAGCTGTGCTTATGTGACACAAcaggacaggaaaaaaatccgACTGTACACAAACTCAGATTTCAACTGGCTGATCCAAGACCGGGAGGACACCACCGTCACTGACCTGACCAGCTGTGCATACGACAGGTGTGTGCTGAGAAAACTCTCTGACGTGGATACATTAGAGGGGTACTTACTAGATGTCAGCACATGACAATGTGTAAGCTGCAGAGGCACAGCAagcttattatttattagtattattaattattattaatttagtcCTAAAGGTGCCTATgtggaaataagaaaaaattcCACATAAtttaaatgctttgttttttagttttgaaCAGCAGATAAgagcttttttgtgtgtgtgtgtgtgtgtgggtgtgtaggATCATTGTATACGGAGAACCCTTCCTGAGGGCGATCAAGCCATTCACTGCCAAAGTCTTCAAAGTCGATGCAGAATTCAAAATCTCCAGGAGCCAGGTACCACAGCCCAAATGATCACgacatctcacacacactgatctcattaaaaacatacagtagatccaTATTggttgacagcatcacacagccgGCTGCAGATCTGTGACCTGACTCTCCTGTTTGAGCGTATCCTGAAGGTCACCTGTTAACTGTGGAGGCCAGTCGAGTGCAATAAACTCACTCACATTCAAGACACCAGCTTGAGATGATTTAAGCTCTGTGACAGTGTGTGTTATCCTACTGTCAACACTCAGCCCACCCAAATATTGCTGCAATAATGGTTTTgtagcagcaatactcaggtaggctatGGTGTTTAAACATTGTGCAGTTGGGACTGAGatgtccaaagtgtgccaaaataTTTCCCCCACACCACTGATCCCCCATCCTCAGACTGAACTGTTGACGCAGGCAGGATGGATGTTCCAGTCTAGGGCATAGCCTATCTGAATTATGGTCTCTGTTCCCTGTTTTTAGCCAACAGGAGTGGTCTGtggctcatctgcttcaagctttgatgcgttcagagatgctcttctgcatagcaagttgggttttttttttttttttttgagttactCTTGCCTTCCTGGCTCCTCGCAATCCTCTGACATCAAAAAGGCATTTTCCCCACAGATGAGTGCCACTCACCGGATCATTTCAGACCGTTCTCTGAAAACTGTATAGATGGCTGCGTGGGACCAATGCCAAGTTTCAAAGTCAAttacagtgggtacggaaagtattgagtcccctttaaatttttcactctttgtttcattgcagccatttgctaaaatcaaaaaagttcattttatttctcattaatgttcactcagcaccccattttgacagaaaaaaacagaaatttttgcaactttattaaaaaagaaaaactgaaatatcacatggtcataagtattcagaccctttgctgtgacactcatatttaactcacatgctgtccatttcttctgatcctccttgagatggttctactccttcattggagtccagctgtggttaattaaactgattggacctgattaggaaaggcacacacctgtctatataagacctcacagctcacagtgcatgtcagagcaaatgagaatcatgaggtcgaaggaaggagctcagagacagaattgtggctgggcacagatctgaccaaggttacaaaagaatttctgcagcaatcaaggttcctaagagcacagtggcctccataatccttaagtggaagaagtttgggacgaccagaactcttcctggacagccaggtccagccaaactgagcaatcatgggagaagagccttggtgagagaggtaaagaagaacccaaagatcactgtggctgagctccagagatgcagtagggagatgggagaaagttccacaaagtcagctatcactgcagccctccaccagtcggggctttatggcagagctGCCCGAcagaagcctctcctcagtgcagacaTGTCAAAGCCCgcatagagtttgccaaaaaacacacgAAGGACTCtcagactatgagaaataagattctctggtctgatgagacgaaGATTGAACTTCTTGGTGTTAATTCTAAGCGGTATATGTGGAGAACACCAGGCACtactcatcacctgcccaatacaatcccaacagtgaaacatggtggtggcagcatcatgctatgggggtgtttttcagccgcagggacaggacgactggttgcaattgaagggaagatgaatgcagccaagtacagagatatcctggaagaaaacctcttccagagtgctcaggacctcagactgggctgaaggttcaccttccaacaagaccatgaccctaagcacacagctaaagtAACAAAGGAGAGGCTTCACAACAATgctgtgaccattcttgactgaCCCAGCCAGATCCCTGACCGAAACCCaactgagcatctctggagagacctgaaaatggccgtccaccaacgttcaccatccaacctgacggaactagaggatctgcaaggaagaatggaagaggatccccaaatccaggtgtggaaaacttgctgcatcattcccaagaagactcatggctgtactagctcaaaagggtgtttctactcaatactgaccaaagggtctgaatacttatgaccatgtgatatttcagtttttcttttttaataaagttgcaaaaatttctacatttctgttttttttttctgtcaagatggggtgctgagtgtacatgaatgagaaataaaatgaacttttttgattttagcaaatggctgcaatgaaaaaaagtgaaaaatttaaaggtgtCTGAATACTTTCCCTACCCACTGTAAATCACCCATCTTCCTTATTCTGAGGCTTGGTTTTATCTTCAGTCTACATATCCAGGTGCACTGAGTTGCAGCCATGTGACTGACTGATTGAAAAGCTTGTtaacaaatatgttttattaggagtacctaataaagtggcctgtGTGTGTACATAAAGTAGCTAAAGTAAAAGTACTCATTATGCCGGCATGATGTTATCATAAATATTGATTGTGTATATCACTTTAATATTGTTGCTGGAGATGATTGTAATCACTTTATATACTGCTAGGTAGCTCTCCCTATAATCACACAGCATCATATTAGATTTATCTTTGAACTTAAAATGGTATGTTGGTACAAAATAATCATAAGTGGATTTGGTCTCTCTGTCTTGAACCAAGAATCTTTTCCATGTGAGTGGTTTGGAGCCAGGAAACGGTAAAAGTTAGGCTTCAGTTCTGGTGCTGTTCCTGATCTGATCCGATGACGATGGGCACTGTAAAAATAACCTCACTCTAGTGTTTCTACAGCAGAAAGAGCACCAGAGAGGTTAGTCGTATTTCAAGAAGGGATAGTGGCACCCCATACCCGTACTCTGAATGTAGCCGGGCTCATAACGTTTTTGGATTTcttcaagttttgttttttttttttttaatgtgctttttATGGAAACTTTTttccaccaccaaaaaaaaaaaaatcaccatccataacttgaaattttgagttattttctcagaaTTTTGAGTTCCATATCtcaaatatttgtgttaataaaTCAAAATTCTGGCTTACCGCTACCTATCAGGAAGCTCTgagaaagaggtcatttccttgttacccgaAAGCAGATGCGGCCAGCGCATGCGCACTCAAAATGGGGTCAACAGTATCAGTGAACCAGCAGGTTCTAGCAAAAGGGAACAACTTGTTGGCATGTTTTTGACAGTCAACGGTCATAAGGTCCTCTAGCAAAAACGGCTGCATAAAAGGTAAGGAAtcactgttttcatgttgatCTGTTGGGCCGCTGATAACTTCATCTTCTTGCTTCCatttaacaaggaaatgatgtgTGGAAGTTTCGAGTTATTAATGCGAAAGTTTCGAGGAAGTAACTCAAAATTAGGAGaaagtaactcaaaatttcgagttatggatggggttttttttttttttttttttgcggcgGAAATGAACTTCcatagttgttgttgttgttgttgtttttttgtttgtttttttctcacctgGTGGCCCTTTTCATCCACGTTAACTGGCCAGGTGTGTGACAATATTTTGAGCTGAACATTGCCACTATAACTTCAGGCACACTTGtatggagctaaattggggccataaagtttgttcaaaaaaaaaaaaattttgaaactgaaaaattattattaacccccaaaaaaaaaaaatttaaacaggaaagaaagttttgcaactggaaaaaaagatgtgagactaaaaaagaagaaaatttcaAAACTACATTTCAGATTCAAGGTGGGACTATGTTGTTCAGCCGCTGTgttgagctgtcagtcatgattCCACACCCCCGTCATCTGAGGCTCCGCCCCCCACGCCAAAACAGGGCCAAAAGTTTGAActcggggggaaaaaaaaaattgaaactggaaaaaaaaaatctgaaagtacaaaaaaaaccccttgagtctgaaaagtagttttgaaaatttttttatttttgttgcacatctgtttttcttttttttttttcagttgcaaaactttttttcattttcaaactttttttttttttttttcagttgcaaaacttctttttttttttttttcctgtttttaaatttttttttttcaggttcaaaataatttttcagtttcaaaatttgtttttttttttttttttttttttttttcgagcaAACTTTATGGCCCCAGTTTAGTTCCATACGCTTGGAAAAACGTTGGTAGACTGATCACTGCCCAATAGAAGGCAGGCTGGTGTGCACCACTTagtctcatcatttttaaaGGAACGCATGTCTGCAAATGCTCTTTCAAAAAGCACTGCAGGTTATTTGTGACAGAAACATGTACATTTGATTTGGTGCTGATGGTGTTTACATTAGTGACTGCAGAGAGGGATTCAAACTGTTTTCAGGGGCTCTGATGTCATGCAAATTGGTTGAAAATATTATGAAAGCAGCTTGTGGATTTCATATTATTCATCAAGACTATCTAATTCCAACTGATAAAATCACATCTGACAGTATTTTCTGTGCATCCTGATGCAAACACTGTTTGTCCATTCCTTCCATCTGCCAGGTGGTGGAGCTGAGCGACCATTACCCAGTGGAGGTGGTACTAAAGAGCTCCGCCCTGTTCCTTCAGGCCACACCCCTCCTGATCCTCATGATCATCCAGTCTTTCCTGTCTGCCCTGTGATCATCCTGGGCTCAAAATGCTctgaatgcttttttaaattttttttttttttaatccaaacccTGTTCACCTTGCTGGTCCTCTgatcactgagcagctgggccTGCCAGGTTTACTGCTCGATGTAAAGCCGACTCAACAGTAAGGCAGCCTCAGGAACTCGGAAGATTGACaacctttttttaaagtataaaaGTTTAAAGTACAAATATGAGACTTAAGGTTTAAGGTTTTCCAGGAAGACAAAACCAGCATAACAGTAATAATGAATGAGAGAGAACAGCAGGAACTATTGGCTTGTTGTAGCTGGACCTTTTGTCAACaggctgtattttttttgttgttgttgttgttgttgttttaaaaaaaagtgcaccaTCAGTGCTGGGAATTAAACTTCTAACTCAGTAACTTTTTCTGCATATGAAACTGCACAGACATGGAACAATCTTAATCTTCAGGACTTTTTTAGCTGGCTTTTAGTGACACTAGAgaactgtttgttttggggtgAATCTTTATTCTGATTTGATTTTTCTAggagttttttcttctcaggcttttctgcatttgttatCCTACTAAGGTCTGGTCAAAAACTGATGTAAATATTTCCAAATCTTCTGAAAATGTTAAGACTTTTATTGTTTGAGTTTTACAATATTCAATAAACCTTTTATGGTAAACTATAGTTTCTGCATTTGATGTAATTGAGGCTGACTGCACAGACACAGGTGCATATGACAAAAGCACCACAGGAATGGATGGATTACAGAATGGACacagaggttttcttccaggatatctctgtacttggctgcattcatcttcccttcaattgcaaccagtcgtcctgtccctgcagctgaaaaacacccccatagcatgatgttgccaccaccatgtttcactgttgggatgtattgggcaggtgatgagcaggcctggtgttctccacacataccGCTTAGAATTAAAACACCAAAAGTTCAATCTTGGTCTCATCAGTCGAGTcccaccatatatatatatatatatatatatatatatatatatatatatatatataatctatatatatatctctatatatatatatatatatatatatatatatatatatatatatctatatatatatattaaaatgaagaaagtgtgaaaaatgtaagcctttTCTTACTTattgaaggtgcagagtaaatacaaagaaatttaATAAATgcatagtaaaagcattacaatgtatttctacTACGGTTAACacaaaatctcctgaatccttttagaaaagtaaatgatttttttttttttttttttttttttttttttttttttttagcctgtcatgtctggtagatcttgcaagcagaactgtgatctgaaaaaaaaaaaagaaaagtaaatgatttaataaataaataggcaaaGAACTTAAcccccccaatgttggacccaaagttacgcTCTTGGTGGTGACACGGACAAAACCACTACTGAGACAGGCAATATCAAGTTTTCTGCTACTGGCAGAGGAAAACGTGCCATGCTCAATTGCAATTCCAGCTATAAGTTCAGGAATAAATGATTTTCCCACACGGGCATGTGCTGACATCATAGTCAAGACAATCCATGACCATGTTATGCAGAAGACAGCCAGATCGCCACCACTAGAAATCTGCCTCGTTGATAAAAGGAAAGAACAGTTAAGGAATGGAGAGGGCGTGCAAGGATCTTCTGTGTGATGCAGCAGATCCTTGTGATAGTACTGAAATACAGAGAAACTGAATTAACACAAGTGTACTAATAACAACTGATGtcatgaaagaaaacagaagtttAACTACCTCAAATTCACATAAATTATAGTTAAAATGTTACTTGAATTAATGTGTTGATTTCTTATCTTATagagcacacaaacagtttctttatttaaatacatGTATTTACTTAcataaaaaactaaatacaccgAAATTTGGTTTACATTTTTGTTAGTCTTTTTACGGATCCAGGTGGTTTCACACAGAGTCTCCAGATGATACAGTTCAGAAGCAGAGGCTGGTGAGCAGGACTGCTCTCTGTGGGaagagcagaggtggcaaatgTACTACAttttgtacttaagtagaagtacaagtacttatggttaaaaatactttagtaaaagtcaaagtactggttcaacttctttacttaagtaaaagtaaaaaagtacaggctctgaaatttactcaaagtaagaaagtaaaagtagctctttggaggacgtttctacctgctatttttgtgtaaagctaactgaaccttattatatattattgtaaaaatataaaataattcatgagaacacaaacgttattccaatctaaattttcattctaatgaatgtactcagcttgaataacaaactgtgaaagggaatttaaacacagctctgttctctgtgtcctccatagtagagggtgactgtgcctccacctaaacaccaacatgaggatactcaggggttacagtgggattcagaaggtggaggaaccctaagatcagctgtagtggctctgcatggggagaagaatcacagctttctattgtgagctgcagtaaatgatgttggtgtgcaggctgtgatcagctgacctgctgctgctgctctgaggtttactgctctgtgtggatgaactgaactcacaaagatgtaacccagtatttcacagctatctgagctgatctccatcccctacactgacagcatacaggctgtagaaatgttggattcagtgaatgaatctcagcatcagcagctttgattcaaactcatctctgctgcctgatgtaacctgtaactctgaccatgaacacaaagtgcaccaacacagagctttactgtaaatacagtacaacaagataaccgtttattacgtactaaactgcagtattttcatagaatctctgaattacacaaagtcagcatacttcagtttgttttcactccttgcctttaaatctaacctctcttcttcctctcctgtcctctttctccatctctgagtgaacttctctctctttgctctcctgaaatacagcagctcttcttttagctagcagacacactgtgtgacaaactgcacacactttgtgtgtttgctgatatttgttgagcattaaaaacgttgcatttacctgccacacgttactcccttcgtgctcgctcctcttcagtagcactaactaagctgtttatgtcctgcgagcataatttacggattcggtccggcccgctgtgacccctgattatagcgctgtaAATGAGACATTATTACATGGAGTTTGTGTATttatccctttgtacccgataagccccggtgatggaggatacgcagtacgattgtctcctgatatgttaatattcctccgtgtttaggctcagatcgtttgagtTTTGAACGGCGCACTGACCCCCGAAcacgcaaacttctctctgacgtgttaaaagtAACGAGTCGTTTTGGAAATGTAAGAAGTCgaagaaagtaccgatacttcgtgggtaaaaatgtagggagtaaaagtaaaaagtactcagaaaaaatGAATACTCAAGTAacgtacagatacctaaaaatctacttaagctaccagtaacgaagtattgtacttcgttacttcccacctctggggAAGAGTAATTACTTATTTGGGAGCTAGAGAAATTCATCATCTGGCAAATCCAGAAAAAGCCTGACCTCAAAGTTTCTGCACACTGCAGAATCATGACTCTTATATGTCAATATTATATTGTCCTTATATTGTTCAGTATTTACAAGTTTCAGTGGACGGGACATGCTAGCTTGGCAGCTTTATTCATGCCTGTTCAGACATAACTGCATCTatgagctgtggtggtttaatcCGACTGGTTTAATCACCGTTCCTGTGATGACAGCgtgttgttttcacactggggtcaggttgcatggatagaTTAGTGGACCTCACTTTTATGCCTCATTTGTGCTCTTGGGGTGCCACCAATGTATATCATACTGatatatattgtttttcagTGGGCTTATGAGACTGAAAACAGTGATGCAttccaaaaaaattaatattgaacTTCAACcttccagcattaataacagttaggttcaggggacaatgaagtggtatgagcGGGaccccaaatcaaattttgctcaGGGCCCCCTCAATACTCGGGCCGGCTCTGGTGTGATGTAACAATGATGTTACAGTAATGTCAGTAACCTTCAGagaaactgactgacagtctgacagctgcgctcattataaatccgtgacatcatcgcgatgatgtcacggatttataatgacCCTGCATATAATGACCCTGCTCTTGCAAAATGTCTGTGATCAGAGTAAGCATCTCTCATGCTGGCCTTatcgggttttttttttggggggggggggggttctgccCAACAAACATTTTGAAGCACGTGTTTGCTGCTGTGatgcttcctgttttctgtCGCTTTGGCTGGTCGGTGTCCCGGAAACTGCAGCGGAGTGAGCCCTCCTCTTCCTGCCTCATCTCCGCTCTCTGCTTTAGGAAACGTGGCCTTATCCGGACTCCAGTAGCACCGCGGTAGATGAATGACAAACTCACCGCTTCAGCTTCTACCTCTATCTGTCTATCACTTAACGCCACAGCTTTGGCAGTTCCCCGAAAGCTCTCCGTGTGAAGAACCATGTCTGAGGCTGACCAAGCTCCGGCCTCGGCTCCGGAGGCCGCTGCCTCCGCAGTCCTGGACGCCCTGAACGCCACGGACTCCAACGGGACCGAGGCGCTCAACGCTACGGCGAAATTTGTCGCCACCCCGGAGGGTACGGCTCTGGCGTACGGCAGCCTGGTCTTCATGGCGCTCCTGCCCATTTTCTTCGGAGCCCTGCGATCTGTCAGCTGCTCTAAATCAAAGGTAACGGCCAGCGGAGCCCGGTGTTAACGCTTCACTTAAGCCCGGCTGTCGTTAGCCCTCTGCGGCTAGCTGCTACTGCTAATGGCTGGCTAAATAGCGGCTCGCCAGGTGTTTCTGAAAAAGactaaaaagcacattttccaaagcaaaTGCAGACAAAGGGTCACGATGGGGTTATTTACAGCACGACACCCTGAATTTATCATTAACTATGCAACCTGGACGTCCCGACCCCGCGGGGAGGTTTAAGGATCCAGCTGTTTGATTGTACCGGTTAGTTCCAGATGCTAATCGGCCTTTAAGTCTTTTACCTCGACTTGTTGCACCCCTGACGCTGCGTGCTGTTTGTGGGGTTAACATGACACAGATAGCGACAGCATTTTCCCGCTTGTGTGCACTTCTGCTTGTGTCCAGAGGTTTATTTACACCTCTCCTCCCGGACTTTTACCTGGCGGAGTAACCGGGTCAGCTGGCACACTGTGGGGGTCATTTAAACGGAAAGTGAGCCAAAAACAAGCGCTACACCAGGAAGAAAAGAGTGACATGAATCCTAGCCCAACCTCGTGAGCGTGAACACATCACCAGGTGATGGGGACTGccggggggagagagagacgtGTACTTAGCGGGAtcaatttgttttcttttgaaaggTTGCAGCCATGCGCAGTTAGCTTTAAGTAGAGGAAACCTCCCACATTCTGAGAGCACCAGGGTGGAGGTGATGGAGGTTTCTGCTGGTGACTCTTAGGAGGCAGCAAAGTTCATTTGCATAAACGGAAGCAGATATTAACCGTTGTAACATGAAACCAATGTGCCCGAGTTACCAGCAGCTGATCTATGCAAACACTCACTCATCAAGTGAAAGAGCACAGAAATGCCCACGCTTTGATGCGTGGTGTGGATCTAGAAGGGGAAGGTGGGGGCATGAAGCAGAATAACCTGCAGACTGAGGTCTCAGAGTGGGTGATCCCAGTGTGGCTGTGATGGAGAAAACCCTGATCTGTGAGACGAGTCTTCGAAGGTATCATAACTCAGTCACCGAATGCTTCAACTTAGAGGTGGGGGGGTTCTCTCAAAGTTGCAGGAGTCACATGCTGAAAATCTTACAGAAGAGacatgagaaataaaataaaactttattgatcTGAAAGAGGTTTTAGTGTTAATGTAGTCAGCTGTGTAAGAAACACAACCACCACTGTCTCACACTGTAATACTTTCATTTACTcaaacaaaacactgatttCTGACAAATTAGCAC from Archocentrus centrarchus isolate MPI-CPG fArcCen1 chromosome 7, fArcCen1, whole genome shotgun sequence encodes:
- the LOC115782449 gene encoding deoxyribonuclease-1-like isoform X1: MRWRSSCLRLILFLSAFVGKSATEFRVCAYNVQNFNLEKASNDRLMHHLKLVLIRCDISLLQHVVDPDGQAIQKLLSVLNRGAGRYEEYNYQAVSSDGLGNSPSDLQKYVFIYRTDTVNMTGQHQYKSKESFIREPFVVRFQSQNTTIGDFILVPLHSEPSRAVLEINKLYDVFVEVSKKWNNMNVMFLGDFHASCAYVTQQDRKKIRLYTNSDFNWLIQDREDTTVTDLTSCAYDRIIVYGEPFLRAIKPFTAKVFKVDAEFKISRSQVVELSDHYPVEVVLKSSALFLQATPLLILMIIQSFLSAL
- the LOC115782449 gene encoding deoxyribonuclease-1-like isoform X2 produces the protein MRWRSSCLRLILFLSAFVGKSATEFRVCAYNVQNFNLEKASNDRLMHHLKLVLIRCDISLLQHVVDPDGQAIQKLLSVLNRYEEYNYQAVSSDGLGNSPSDLQKYVFIYRTDTVNMTGQHQYKSKESFIREPFVVRFQSQNTTIGDFILVPLHSEPSRAVLEINKLYDVFVEVSKKWNNMNVMFLGDFHASCAYVTQQDRKKIRLYTNSDFNWLIQDREDTTVTDLTSCAYDRIIVYGEPFLRAIKPFTAKVFKVDAEFKISRSQVVELSDHYPVEVVLKSSALFLQATPLLILMIIQSFLSAL